From the Planifilum fulgidum genome, one window contains:
- a CDS encoding class I SAM-dependent methyltransferase has translation MFVTTSYHPQPEREEIARQLSERLSAPYIPRERKTLKQLFAETGSTQAVVVTRDEIRWEDREGRRFFFHPSMSAVRVKRLRSGGDDPLAASSGMRRGDEVLDCTLGLGADAIVSSFAVGPEGKVVALESQPVIAALVEYGLRTYTTDRADLTEAMRRVKVVCADYRDYLPRLPDNSFDIVMFDPMFGETVRESSAMQALRPLANPEPLDPASVKEAVRVARRAVLLKERRGSGEFARLGFKVAREASTYAFGVIRVEGKDG, from the coding sequence GTGTTCGTCACTACGTCCTATCATCCGCAGCCCGAGAGGGAAGAAATTGCCCGGCAGTTGTCCGAGAGACTCTCTGCTCCCTACATACCGCGGGAACGCAAGACGCTGAAACAGCTGTTTGCCGAAACCGGGTCCACGCAGGCGGTGGTGGTGACCCGGGATGAGATCCGGTGGGAAGACCGGGAGGGCCGCCGGTTTTTCTTTCACCCGAGCATGTCCGCCGTCCGGGTGAAGCGGCTGAGAAGCGGGGGGGACGATCCGCTGGCGGCAAGCAGCGGCATGCGGCGGGGGGACGAGGTTCTGGATTGCACCCTCGGCTTGGGAGCGGATGCCATCGTCTCCTCCTTTGCGGTCGGTCCGGAGGGCAAGGTGGTCGCCCTGGAGAGCCAGCCGGTGATTGCGGCATTGGTGGAATACGGACTGCGCACCTACACGACGGACCGGGCGGATCTGACGGAGGCGATGCGTAGGGTGAAGGTGGTTTGCGCCGATTATCGCGATTATCTCCCGCGGCTGCCCGACAACTCCTTTGACATCGTGATGTTTGATCCGATGTTCGGCGAGACCGTCCGGGAGTCTTCGGCGATGCAGGCCCTGCGGCCCTTGGCCAATCCGGAGCCCCTCGATCCGGCGTCGGTGAAGGAAGCGGTCCGGGTGGCCCGCCGTGCCGTGCTCCTCAAAGAGCGGCGGGGCAGCGGCGAGTTCGCCCGCTTGGGATTTAAAGTGGCGAGAGAAGCCTCCACATATGCGTTTGGCGTGATCCGAGTGGAGGGAAAGGATGGATGA